In the Clostridia bacterium genome, one interval contains:
- a CDS encoding iron hydrogenase small subunit, translated as MGLVTLTIDNRQVEVEEGTTILQAAKKCGIEIPTLCYLEEINEIGACRMCVVEVEGAKALQASCVAPVAPGMKVKTNSPAVRASRKLTLELLLSNHPEECLTCLRNQNCELQKLAESLGVRRVRFGGARTEYAIDDSSASIVRDPRKCVLCRRCEAVCDKVQTVHAIYAQERGFDTVIAPAFGARMGESICVNCGQCSLVCPTAAITERDQTEEVWAALADPNKHVVVQTAPATRVSVGEMFGLPPGSIVTGKMVAALRRLGFDRVFDTDFTADLTIVEEGSELIQRVQTGGVLPLITSCSPGWIKFIETYYPDLLPNLSTCKSPQQMFGALAKTYYPRKAGIDPANVFVVSIMPCTAKKFEAQRPEMASSGYRDVDVVLTTRELGRMLKEAGIDFNALPEEDYDDPLGISTGAGAIFGATGGVMEAALRTAYELITKKELGNIDIEAVRGLEGVKEASVQVGDLTVKAAVAHGLGNARKLLDKVRAGEADYHFIEIMCCPGGCIGGGGQPIPTNTEIRRQRIAGIYDVDQAMKIRKSHENPAVQVLYKEFLGEPLGHKSHELLHTHYTSRSKYTGQPVS; from the coding sequence ATGGGACTGGTTACCTTAACCATTGACAATCGCCAAGTAGAGGTCGAAGAAGGTACCACAATCCTCCAGGCGGCCAAGAAGTGTGGTATAGAGATTCCAACCCTTTGTTACCTGGAGGAAATCAACGAAATTGGCGCTTGCCGCATGTGCGTAGTCGAAGTAGAGGGAGCTAAGGCTTTACAGGCATCGTGTGTGGCTCCAGTAGCTCCTGGGATGAAGGTAAAGACCAACTCGCCAGCAGTCCGGGCCTCCCGGAAGCTGACCCTGGAGCTATTGTTGTCTAACCACCCGGAGGAATGCCTGACCTGCCTGCGCAACCAAAACTGTGAGCTACAGAAGTTGGCCGAGTCCCTGGGGGTTCGCCGGGTAAGGTTTGGCGGGGCCAGGACCGAGTATGCCATCGATGATTCCAGTGCTTCCATCGTGCGCGACCCGCGCAAATGTGTCCTCTGTCGCCGCTGCGAGGCGGTATGCGATAAGGTGCAGACGGTTCACGCCATCTATGCTCAAGAGCGCGGCTTTGATACGGTCATCGCTCCTGCTTTTGGGGCCCGCATGGGTGAATCCATCTGCGTCAATTGTGGCCAGTGCAGCTTGGTTTGTCCCACCGCAGCCATCACCGAGCGCGACCAGACCGAAGAAGTATGGGCGGCCTTGGCTGACCCCAACAAGCACGTGGTGGTTCAGACTGCACCAGCTACCCGGGTCTCGGTAGGGGAAATGTTTGGCCTGCCGCCGGGCAGCATCGTCACTGGCAAGATGGTAGCTGCACTTAGGCGGCTAGGTTTTGACCGGGTATTCGACACCGACTTCACTGCCGACTTGACCATCGTGGAGGAGGGCAGCGAATTAATCCAGCGGGTACAGACCGGAGGAGTGCTACCACTTATCACCTCCTGTAGCCCCGGATGGATTAAATTCATCGAGACCTATTACCCTGATCTTCTGCCCAATCTTTCTACCTGCAAGTCACCCCAGCAGATGTTCGGGGCTTTGGCCAAGACCTATTACCCGCGCAAGGCAGGAATAGACCCGGCCAACGTGTTCGTGGTTTCCATAATGCCTTGCACTGCCAAGAAGTTCGAAGCCCAGCGACCGGAGATGGCCTCCAGCGGCTATCGGGACGTGGATGTAGTTCTTACCACTAGGGAATTAGGGAGGATGCTCAAGGAAGCGGGAATCGACTTCAACGCTCTTCCGGAGGAAGACTACGACGATCCGCTGGGAATCTCCACCGGAGCTGGGGCCATCTTTGGTGCCACCGGAGGAGTTATGGAAGCAGCGCTGAGGACCGCTTATGAGCTGATTACTAAGAAAGAACTTGGCAATATCGACATCGAAGCCGTTCGCGGTTTAGAAGGGGTTAAGGAAGCCTCGGTCCAAGTGGGCGACTTAACGGTCAAGGCGGCGGTAGCGCATGGGCTGGGCAATGCCCGCAAGCTATTGGACAAAGTTCGTGCGGGCGAGGCCGATTATCATTTCATCGAGATCATGTGCTGCCCGGGCGGCTGCATTGGTGGCGGCGGACAACCCATTCCCACCAACACCGAGATTCGCCGCCAGCGCATTGCCGGCATCTACGACGTGGACCAGGCTATGAAGATCAGAAAGTCGCATGAGAACCCGGCAGTACAGGTGCTTTACAAAGAATTCCTAGGGGAGCCCTTAGGGCACAAATCCCATGAGCTTCTGCATACCCACTACACTTCGCGCAGCAAGTATACAGGCCAGCCGGTTAGTTAA